Sequence from the Nocardia brasiliensis genome:
TCCGTAGCAATTCCGCACCGCCACTGTCGATCCGAAGCGCTGATGGCGGGACGAATCGGTGCAGGAGCCACGGCGCGGTGCCGGGGCAGACGGTGACTTTGTAGCGCGGACAGCAATATTTCACATTCGCAGCAAGACGGCAACGATACGGTGTCCAAACGTTCATACAATCGCGATGTTCGGGCGCGTCACGGAATGGCGCACTTGCGCTATTCAGTGAATGGTGTTCATCCGGCCGACAAGGGCCCTGATCGCCGGAAACCGCCAGTTCCGACCGTCCGTCCCCGCTGGGCGGACACGCCGCCGGACCATAGGTCCATCTATCGAAAGTGTCATGTCCGGGCGATTCCGATGTGCTTGTCTGCCAGTTGATCTGCGGTGGCGCGGCAGATCGCCTATCATCGGATGACCTACTCATCCGTGTGACGGACGGAGGGCTCTTTGGCCGCATTTTCCGACGATTGCCCTCATCAGCAACGATTTCCGTGAGGCGGCTCGTTGCGGTGTCCCCGTATAAGCGGTAGCGCGGCAAACCTCCAGCGCTACAACCACACTACTGCTCGACCGTCGGCCAAAGCTTCGCATGTCCTCCGGCGCGAATCAACCGCGCGGAATCGTGGCCCACGGTAAAATGTGCGGTGCGTCGGGTCCGCGTGGTCGGATCGGATTCCGTCACTCGGACAATTCTTCCACAATATGTCGGCAACCAACTCGGGTGTCGGCGACTACATTCTTTCCTCCGCTCATTCGCTGCGTGTAACGGTGCGTTCACGAGCCATTCTTTCGTGGCTGACACCGTTCCGATCGGCTCAACAGCAGGCGAACTTCCTTTGTCTGTGCACCGGTCCCGCGTTTGATCGAGAGGAATGTTGTGTCACAGTCGGATTCAGGTTTTGCCAGACGCCGTTTCCTCGGCGCGACGCTGGGTGCCGCCGCGTTGGCCGGCGGTTTGCAGGCATTTCCGCCCGACATGATGGAAGCGCTCGCCGCGCCCAATCGGAAGGGCACGATCGGTGACGTCGAGCACGTCGTGATCCTGATGCAGGAGAACCGCTCCTTCGATCATTATTTCGGCACGATGCGCGGGGTGCGCGGACTCGGTGACGCCTCGGTGGTGGCGAGACCGGACGGTCGCGACGTCTATCACCAGCCCGCCGACGGGCGCGCCGACGGGGGCTATCTGCTGCCGTTCCATGTGGACACCAAGGTGGTCGACGGCCAAGATCTCGGCGATCTGCCGCACGGCTGGGACGATCAGCATCGCGCGGTCCACGGTGGCTGGAGCGACGGCTGGACCGCGGCGAAGGGGGAGATGGCGATGGGCTACTTCACCGCCGCGGACATCCCGTTCCACCGCGCGCTCGCCGACGCGTACACGGTCTGCGACCACTACCACTGCTCGGTGCTCGGGCCTACCACACCCAACCGGCTCTATCACTGGACCGGAACCATCGATCCGGACGGGCAGCACGGCGGGCCCGCGATCAGCAATCCGTCCGACTACCGGCCCGTCTATCGGTGGACAACCTATCCGGAACGGCTGCTGGACAAGGGGATCAGCTGGAAGGTCTACGCCAACGACGAGGTGGGCGACGATTCCGGGCACCCGTTCGTCGGCGACTACGGGGACAACCCGCTGTGGCTCTTCGACGCCTACCATGACTCGAACAACTCCGAACTCGCCGCGCGGGCAAAGGTATTCGGCGCGCACAACTGGAAGCCGGACTCCGGGCGCGGCAAGGATGTCGAGCACGTGCTCGCCGAGTTCCTCGGCGACTGTAAGGCGAACAGGCTTCCGCAGGTGTCCTGGATCGTCGCGCCCTACGGCTATTCCGAGCATCCCGCGGCGCGTCCGGTCGACGGCGCGGCCTACACCTCCGCGGTGTTGAAAGCCCTGTGGGCCAACCAGAATCTGTGGAACTCGACCGCCGTGCTGATCAACTTCGATGAGAACGACGGCTTTTTCGACCATGTGCCGCCGCCGATGGCGCCGCCCGGCACCCCGGGCGAGTACGTCGACGGCAGGCCCATCGGCCTCGGCCCCCGGGTGCCGATGCTGGTCATCTCGCCGTGGAGCCGCGGCGGCTGGGTGAATTCGCAGGTGTACGACCACACTTCGGTGATTCGCTTCCTGGAGAAATGGACGGGGGTTAACGAGCCGAACATCTCCGCGTGGCGGCGCTCGATCTGCGGCGACCTCACCGGCTGCTTCGATTTCGGCAAGACCGACACGACCGTTCCAATGCTGCCCGACGCCAACGCGCTGCGGGCACAGGCCGACGCCACCCAGCGCACGTTGCCCGCACCCGCACCGCCGCCTACCGGTGCGCAACGCCCGCCGGTGCAGGAATCCGGCACCCGCCCGGCCCGCCCGCTGCCTTACGCGCCGGCGGTCAACGCGACCTTGACCCCGGAGGGCTTGCTCGTCACCGCGTTCCGCAACACCGGTACCGCCGATCTGCAACTGGCCGCCTACCGGGCCGACGGACATACCGACGGGCCATGGCACTACGATGTGATAGCGGGGACGACGGTCACCGACACCTGGAATATCCCGACCTACCCCGGCAAGAAGTACGGCATCGCGGTGCACGGCCCCAACCGGTTCCTCTGGCGGCTGGCAGGCACCTCGACGGGTCCGCTCGAGGTCACCGCCGCCTACACCCCCGACTACAAGCTGCAGCTGTCGATGACGAACAAGGGCTCCACCGAAGCGACCGTCACCGTCAAAGCGAACAGCTACCGCACCGACGGCCCGTGGACCTACCGCCTCGCGCCCGGAAAGACCACGGTCGACACCTGGAACGCCCTGAGCCACGGCAAGGGCTGGTACGACCTGTCCCTAACCGTCGACATCGACCCGACCTACGAACGCCACTTCCGTGGCCACATCGAGAACGGTCAGCCAAGCGTGACCGGCTGACCGGGCCCGGACACCTCGTAGCGCGCCCCGCTCACCGTCGTTCGGGCCGCGCCGGTTATGGCTTGTCCAGGTCGGGGATGTCCGCTGGTCGGGTGGCTGGACTGGTCGGGGAGGTGAGTGGGCTGACCTGGGGGCGGGGGTCTCGTAGGGTGGGTCTTGGATTGCCCACTTGCCGTGGTTCGGGCTGTGCTGGTTGTGGCATGGTTCGGGGCGGCCGATGCGAGCGTGAGGACCATGTCGGAGAACGCCAGTGCTGATCGGAGCGCTTTCGATGCGGTGATCGCGGCCGCGGACTACCCGGTGTTCGTCGTGACCACGCATGCGGGCGGGCGTAATGCCGGGTGTCTGGTCGGGTTCACCTCGCAGGTGAGCATCGATCCGCGGCGGTTTCTGGTCGGGATCTCCAAGACGAACTTCACCTACGGGGTCGCGATGGCGGCCGAGCGCCTCGCCGTGCATCTGCTGAGCCGTGAACAGTCTTCGCTGGCCGCGCTTTTCG
This genomic interval carries:
- a CDS encoding phosphocholine-specific phospholipase C, with product MSQSDSGFARRRFLGATLGAAALAGGLQAFPPDMMEALAAPNRKGTIGDVEHVVILMQENRSFDHYFGTMRGVRGLGDASVVARPDGRDVYHQPADGRADGGYLLPFHVDTKVVDGQDLGDLPHGWDDQHRAVHGGWSDGWTAAKGEMAMGYFTAADIPFHRALADAYTVCDHYHCSVLGPTTPNRLYHWTGTIDPDGQHGGPAISNPSDYRPVYRWTTYPERLLDKGISWKVYANDEVGDDSGHPFVGDYGDNPLWLFDAYHDSNNSELAARAKVFGAHNWKPDSGRGKDVEHVLAEFLGDCKANRLPQVSWIVAPYGYSEHPAARPVDGAAYTSAVLKALWANQNLWNSTAVLINFDENDGFFDHVPPPMAPPGTPGEYVDGRPIGLGPRVPMLVISPWSRGGWVNSQVYDHTSVIRFLEKWTGVNEPNISAWRRSICGDLTGCFDFGKTDTTVPMLPDANALRAQADATQRTLPAPAPPPTGAQRPPVQESGTRPARPLPYAPAVNATLTPEGLLVTAFRNTGTADLQLAAYRADGHTDGPWHYDVIAGTTVTDTWNIPTYPGKKYGIAVHGPNRFLWRLAGTSTGPLEVTAAYTPDYKLQLSMTNKGSTEATVTVKANSYRTDGPWTYRLAPGKTTVDTWNALSHGKGWYDLSLTVDIDPTYERHFRGHIENGQPSVTG
- a CDS encoding flavin reductase family protein; translated protein: MSENASADRSAFDAVIAAADYPVFVVTTHAGGRNAGCLVGFTSQVSIDPRRFLVGISKTNFTYGVAMAAERLAVHLLSREQSSLAALFGAETGDDINKFGHCKWHPGPGDVPILDAAAGWFTGRILARHDLGDHVGLVVEPTSAAGPPTGQEALRYRAVADLKPGHVA